One stretch of Enterobacter sp. RHBSTW-00994 DNA includes these proteins:
- a CDS encoding sigma-70 family RNA polymerase sigma factor, translated as MKAGMVGESLLMSALNACRSRLKAFIRGRTSVRDDADDILQEVTYQLMTVEQPVENVAAWLFRAARNEMTDRSRKKREVSLSGYFTEEDEGHDPEDELAETLFGVPQTPEEEYLKMLLWEELGLALSELPQTQREVFEKTELQGYSMKSLAEESGVSVQALLSRKHKAVLFLRTRLRDVYDDLTDS; from the coding sequence ATGAAGGCCGGGATGGTGGGGGAATCATTGCTGATGTCGGCGCTTAATGCCTGCCGCTCCCGGCTGAAAGCCTTTATTCGCGGACGAACTTCCGTACGCGATGACGCCGACGATATCTTGCAGGAAGTGACATATCAACTGATGACCGTGGAACAGCCCGTGGAGAATGTCGCGGCCTGGCTGTTTCGCGCGGCGCGTAATGAGATGACCGATCGTTCGCGCAAGAAGCGTGAAGTTTCGCTTTCCGGATATTTCACCGAAGAGGATGAAGGGCATGACCCGGAAGATGAATTAGCTGAAACCTTGTTTGGCGTGCCGCAAACACCAGAGGAAGAGTACCTGAAAATGCTGTTGTGGGAAGAGTTGGGACTGGCGCTGTCAGAATTGCCGCAAACGCAACGGGAGGTCTTCGAAAAAACGGAACTTCAGGGTTACAGCATGAAGTCACTGGCGGAGGAAAGCGGGGTCAGCGTACAGGCACTGTTATCCCGTAAACATAAAGCAGTGCTTTTCCTTCGAACTCGACTGCGGGACGTTTATGATGACCTGACCGACTCGTGA
- a CDS encoding methyl-accepting chemotaxis protein — protein sequence MSLKKSSLIILFTLLFFFVASTITSVGLIIKSNNSLDNVNKEIQVVLSIIDPINHSRTLRVRAMEYVKMVEAGDSADLSEKLMAVKTALTKADSAFAAFIASPRLPDEAPMVNAYADAWKNYRDQGLEPLINAAEAKDSAKFNALIPVVSQLDRQYEIVLDQVLSVHQKYARSLNEDASSNFVSGLAIIAAFALLFVVVIIAVSLLMKRLVFAPVNLAQEHCSQIAAGKLNIPVPVKGSANNEIDHLMGSMEQMRQALLSTISQVRDASHTVTYAAQEIASGNIDLASRTEQQASALTQTAASMEELSATVANNTDNVHQASRLVQDAVKNAHTGESVTREVIETMNTIAANSKRIEDITSVINSIAFQTNILALNAAVEAARAGTQGRGFAVVASEVRTLAQKSAVAAKDIENLIAQSVTSVKNGAQLVNRSGEVIDSIITSVNKVNTLMEQISVASEEQSRGIGQVGQAVTEMDGVTQQNAALVQESAAAAASLEEQAQHLTQSISSFSLPAHA from the coding sequence ATGTCGTTGAAAAAATCGTCTCTGATTATTTTGTTTACACTGCTGTTTTTCTTTGTTGCCAGTACGATCACAAGTGTCGGGTTAATCATCAAGAGCAACAATTCGCTCGATAATGTGAATAAAGAAATTCAGGTTGTCCTGTCGATAATTGACCCTATCAACCATAGCCGTACGCTACGTGTAAGAGCGATGGAGTATGTGAAGATGGTGGAAGCGGGCGATTCAGCGGATCTCTCTGAGAAGCTGATGGCGGTCAAAACGGCGCTGACCAAAGCAGACAGTGCGTTTGCTGCGTTTATCGCTTCGCCGCGTCTTCCAGATGAAGCGCCAATGGTTAATGCCTACGCCGATGCCTGGAAAAACTACCGCGATCAGGGTCTTGAACCTTTAATCAATGCTGCAGAAGCGAAAGACTCTGCAAAATTCAACGCGTTAATCCCGGTTGTCTCTCAGCTTGATCGTCAATATGAAATTGTGCTCGACCAGGTACTCTCTGTACACCAGAAATATGCCAGGAGCCTGAATGAAGATGCGAGCAGTAATTTTGTCTCTGGCCTCGCGATTATCGCCGCATTCGCTTTACTGTTTGTGGTGGTGATTATCGCCGTCAGTCTGCTGATGAAGCGCCTGGTATTTGCCCCGGTAAATCTGGCCCAAGAGCACTGCAGTCAGATTGCTGCCGGTAAGCTGAACATCCCTGTCCCGGTGAAGGGAAGTGCCAATAACGAAATTGACCACCTGATGGGGTCAATGGAGCAGATGCGTCAGGCGCTGCTCTCAACGATTTCACAGGTGCGTGATGCCAGCCATACGGTGACCTATGCCGCCCAGGAAATTGCCTCCGGGAATATCGATCTGGCGTCACGAACAGAGCAACAAGCCTCTGCGTTGACACAAACAGCGGCCAGCATGGAAGAGCTGAGTGCTACGGTGGCGAATAATACCGACAACGTTCATCAGGCCAGCCGACTGGTTCAGGATGCGGTGAAAAATGCCCATACCGGAGAGTCAGTCACCCGCGAGGTGATTGAAACCATGAATACGATTGCCGCAAACTCTAAGCGTATTGAAGATATTACCAGCGTGATTAACAGTATCGCCTTCCAGACCAATATTCTGGCCTTAAACGCCGCCGTTGAGGCTGCTCGTGCCGGAACGCAAGGGCGCGGATTTGCAGTCGTGGCAAGCGAAGTACGTACACTGGCGCAGAAGAGCGCCGTTGCGGCGAAGGATATCGAAAACCTGATTGCCCAGTCAGTGACCAGCGTGAAAAACGGTGCTCAACTGGTAAACCGCTCCGGAGAGGTGATTGATTCCATTATCACGTCAGTCAATAAAGTGAACACGTTGATGGAGCAGATCTCGGTTGCCTCAGAAGAACAAAGTCGGGGGATTGGCCAGGTGGGTCAGGCCGTTACGGAGATGGACGGGGTAACTCAGCAAAATGCCGCTCTGGTTCAGGAGTCTGCCGCTGCCGCTGCATCTCTTGAAGAGCAGGCGCAGCATCTGACACAGAGCATTTCGAGCTTTAGTTTACCCGCGCACGCCTAA